The Vicia villosa cultivar HV-30 ecotype Madison, WI linkage group LG1, Vvil1.0, whole genome shotgun sequence genome includes a region encoding these proteins:
- the LOC131633867 gene encoding uncharacterized protein LOC131633867: MSWSGGDWMCGACEHINFKKREACQSCGYPKYGGPDPTTYRYSRTETLAGDWFCTAMNCGAHNYASRSNCYRCGSFKDEYSSGYGGKMTGSGGYGSDCSSPPGWKSGDWICPRIGCGMHNYASRTECYKCKMPRDYGGAD, translated from the exons ATGAGCTGGTCTGGTGGAGATTGGATGTGTGGTGCTTGCGAGCACATAAATTTCAAGAAGAGGGAAGCATGCCAAAGTTGTGGGTACCCTAAGTATGGAGGCCCTGATCCAACAACCTATAGATATAGCAGGACTGAAACGTTGGCAGGGGACTGGTTTTGCACCGCTATGAACTGTGGAGCTCACAACTATGCAAGCAGATCCAACTGCTATAGATGTGGTTCATTTAAAGATGAGTATTCTTCTGGGTATGGAGGTAAAATGACCGGTTCTGGAGGATATGGATCTGATTGCAGTTCTCCGCCGGGATGGAAAAGTGGAGACTGGATTTGCCCAAG aATTGGTTGTGGAATGCATAATTATGCTAGCAGAACAGAATGCTATAAATGCAAAATGCCAAGGGATTATG GTGGTGCTGACTGA